The Stigmatella erecta sequence TACGCCGGCGTGGAAGGTGGCGCAGGCGCAGCTCCTGGCGCAGTTCAAGGGCTGGTCGCCCCTGATCGCCTTGCAGATCGAGTACTCGCTGCTGGAGCGTACCGTGGAGGGAGAGCTGGTCCCAATGGCACGGGAGCTGGGGTTGGGCATCACCCCGTGGTCGCCGCTCAAGGGCGGAGTGCTCAGCGGCAAGTACACGCGCCAGAACGCGGGAAAGGTGAAGTCCGACCGCGGCATGTGGGTGGAGGGCAACCTCGGCGAGAAGGCCTACGCCATCGTCGAAGTGTTGCAGAATGTGGCCCAGGAGCTGAACTCCACCGTGGCGCGCGTGGCCCTGGCGTGGGTGCAGGGCCGGCCCGGTGTTGCCTCGACCCTCATCGGTGCGCGCACGCTGGAGCAGCTCGACAACAACCTGGGCGCGCTGGACCTGACGCTGACACCGCAGCAGGTGGCGGCCCTGGACGAGGTCTCCACACCGGCGCTCAACTTCCCGGCCGGCCTCCTCCCCAGCGCGCCCATGATCATGCACCCGGGCCTCACGGTGAATGGCATCACCGCGCCGCCCTTCTCCATGGCGCCCCCTTCCGACAAGGAGCGCTGGTAAGGGAGCCCCGCCGGAGCGAATGTCCGCCGGACGTTTGAATCAGGGGGTCCAGGGGGACCCATCCTGAAGGAGGGGGCTGGGCTTGCCGGGACAGAAGGCGGCCCTGTCTCCTCGGCACAGGGCCCCCCCTGAATGGATACGCTTCAGGTGCTGACATCCCACGTTGACTCTGTCACGTCATCGCAGGTGCCGCTCGCTTGGTGAGGACCCCCAACCATGTTGGACATTCCCGGCTACAAGGTTCTGGGCACCATCCGAGCGACTGGCTCGAATGTGCTCTTCCACGCGGTGCGTGAGGCCGATGGCTTGCCCGTCATCCTCAAGACGCCCATGGCGCCCACGCCAGGTCCCAGCGAGCGCGAACGCTACCGCCGGGAATTTGGAATCCTGCAGCGGCTCCGGGGTGTGCGCGGCGTGGCCAAGCCCTATGCCTGTGAGCTCATCCGCGAGCGGCCGGTGCTCCTGCTGGAGAAGATTCAGGGCGAGCCCTTGTCTGAGTTCGTGGCTCAGCCGCTGGGGGTCCCCCGGTGTCTCGCCGTGGCCATCTCCCTGGCCTCGGCCCTGGCGGAGATTCACTGCCGCCATGTCATCCACAAGGACATCAAGCCCTCGAACCTCATTCTCGAGCCCTCCGGCGAGGCGCGGCTCATCGACTTCGGGGCTGCCACGCTGCAAAAGATTGAGCATCTGGATGCCGCGCCTGCCCATCTGATCGAGGGAACGCTTGCGTACATGTCGCCCGAGCAGACGGGGCGGATGAACCGGGCGGTGGACTACCGGACGGACTTCTACTCACTCGGCGTGACGCTCTACGAGCTGCTCACGGGCCAGCGGCCTTTCCAAGGGCGTGATGCGCTCGAGTGGTTCCACGCGCACATGGCTCAGATTCCGAGGCCGCCGCACGAACTCAACCCCAGCGTGCCGCAAGCCTTGACGGCCATTGTGGAGAAGCTGCTGGCCAAGGTGGCCGAGGAGCGTTACCAAAGCGCCGAGGGCTTGAAGGCTGACCTCGAGCAGTGCCGCGAAGGATTGCTCCAGGACACGTTGGAAGGATTCACTCCAGGCGCGCACGATGCCCCTCACCAGTTCCAGCTGCCGCAGCGGCTCTATGGGCGAGAAGCGCAGGTCTCCACGCTGATCCAGGGGTTCGAGCGCGTCATCTCGAGCGGCAAGCCGGAACTCTTCCTGGTCAGTGGCTACTCCGGCATCGGCAAGTCCTCGGTGGTGCATGAGCTGCACAGGCCGGTGGTGCAGCGGCGCGGGTTCTTCCTGAGCGGCAAGTTCGATCAGTTCCAACGGGACATTCCCTACGCGACCCTGGCGCAGGCCATCCGGGGGCTGATGCAGCAGCTCCTGGCGGGAGCGGATGAGGACGTGGCGAAGTGGCGTGAGCGGCTGAATCAGGCGTGGGAGGGCGCTGGCCAGGCGCTCGTGGACTTGGTGCCTCAGCTGGAGGTGTTGGTGGGCGAGCAGCCACCGCTCCAGGCGCTGCCTCCCCGTGAGACGCAGTACCGCTTCCACCGGGTGATCCGCCAGTTCCTGCAGGTGTTCGCCACTCCCGAACACCCGCTCGTGATCTTCCTCGATGATCTGCAGTGGGCAGACCTGGCGAGCCTTCAGCTCATCCAACAGTTGCTGTCCCAGCCGGAGTTCCTCACCGTGCAGTGGATCGGCGCCTACCGCGACAACGAGGTGAGCCCCTCTCACCCGCTGACGCTGGTGTTGAATGAGGTGAGCAAGGCCGGTGCGCGGATCACCCGGATGGGCCTGGAGCCCTTGAGCCTGGCACAGGTTGAGCAGCTGATTGGCGATACGCTCCCGGGAGTGAGGGAGGACATGGCCATCCCCCTCTCTGTCTTGGTACACGAGAAGACCGGCGGCAACCCTTTCTTCCTCCTCCAGTGGATGGTGACGTTGAACCAAGACGGCCTGCTGGTGCGCGAGCCAGGAGGGGGCTGGAGGTGGGATGCCGCAAGCGTTCAGGCCAAGGGCTACTCGGACAATGTTGTCGACTTCATGGTGGGCAAGCTGCGCCAGCTGCCTTCCGGGACGCAGCACCTGTTGAGGCTGGCGGCGTGCGTGGGCAATGACTTCTCACTCCAGATGCTGAGAACACTGGCGGGACTGGAGGAGGTGGGAGACGTGGAGCAAGGGCTCGAGTCCGCGCTCCAGGAAGGCATGCTGGCGCGCACGGGTCCAGAGAAGTACCGCTTCCTCCACGACCGCATCCAGCAGGCGGCCCACGCTCTCATCTCCCAGGCGGAAGGCAGGTCCGTCCACCTGCGCATCGGCCGGTTGCTGCTGAAGAGCCTGCCACCCGAACAGGTGGGCGAGGCGATCTTCGATGTCGTGAGCCAGCTCAACGTGGGGGCGGAGCTGATGGATGATCCGGGGGAGCGCCACCTCGTCGCGCGGCTGAACGCTGAAGCGGGCAGGAAGGCCGCTGCCGCAATGGCGCCCCTGCCTGCCATCACCTACTTCACGGCCGCTTTCGCGCTCATTCCAGGCGACCCATGGGAGACGGATGACGAGCTGGCCTTCAAAGTGCTTTCCTCCCGGGCGAAGTGCGAGCTGCAGTGCGGCAATGCCGCCGGGGCGCGCCAACTGGCGGAGGAGCTCCTCTTAAAGGCACGGACACGTGCGGACACCACCGCCGCCTACTGCCTGAAGAGCACCAGCTGTCTGGTCTCTGGCGAGATTCAGGAGGGGACTGCCTGCATGCTGGAGTGCTTGGCGAAGCTGGGCATGCCCATGTCACAGAACCCCGCCTGGACTGAGGTCTTGGCGGCCCACGAGGAGGTATGGACGCTGCTAGGGGATCGCCCCATCGAGAGCCTCATTGACCTGCCGCCCATGACGGACCCGGACATGAAGATGGTGATGGAGGCGCTCTCCACGGCCTTCACGTCGGCCTACTTTTCCGGCCCCCAATTGCTCATCATCGTCCTGAGCCGGATGGTCTCCCTTACTTTTCGTCACGGTTTCACGGAAACGGCGATGAGAGGACTGGGGTGGTTCGGGGTGCTGACCGGCTTCATGTTCAAGCGGTATCAGGAAGGCACTGCCCTGGGGAGGCTCGCCTACGGCCTCGTCGAGCGGCACAACATGGCCACCTGCCGCGCACAGGTGCTCTCCAGCCTGGAGAACATCAGCTACTGGACCCAACCTTTCTCCGCCGTGCAGGAGATCGCCCTCAGTGGGCTCCACCACGCGCTCCAGCTCGGAGACTTTCAGTCCGCGAGTTTTTTCAGCGTTTCGACCCTGGGGAATCGTCTGGTTTTGGGGCATGCCCTGGATGACATCCACCAGGAGTCGGTCTCGCGCGGTGAGTTCCTGCACAAGGCCGGGTTTCAGGATTGCCAGGACATGCTGCTCATCTACCAGCGCTACGTGCAGCAGTTGCGCGGACACTCGCTCTCCTTCGGTACCCTGAACGGAGAGGGCTTCGAGGAGCAGGCCTTCGAGGCCAGGCTGACCCCCGGGCGCATGCCCCCCCTGCGGTGCATGTACTGGATTGTCAAACTCCAATCGCGCTTCATGTGCGGCGCTTGGGGCGAAGCACGCGAAGCCGCCGGCCGGGCTGCCGGGCTGCTGGGATCCATGACGGGGTCCATCCTCGTCAAGGATTACCACTTCTTCAGCGCCATGACCCTGGCCGCGTGTTTTGACGAGGAAGCACCCGAGAAGCAGCAGCAGTCCTTCAAGGCCATCCTGAGCCATCATCAGCAGCTCGTGGAGTGGGCGGAGCAGTGCGCCGAAAACTTCCGCGCGTTGGAGCGGATGGTGGCCGGTGAGCTGGCCCGTCTCGAGGGGAGGGGGGATGATGCAACGTGTGCTTACGAGGAGGCCATCTGCGCGGCGAGGGAGAGCGGTGCCACCCACTGTGTGGCGCTGGCCAGCGAGCTGGCGGCAAACTTCTGGCGCACGCGGAAGGCGTCCATCGTCTCTCATGCGTTCGCGCGCGAGGCCCGGGCGGCGTATCTGCGATGGGGAGCCCGGGGCAAGGTTCAGCACCTGGATGCTCAGTGGCCGCACATCGAGGCTCCGGTGCCGGCCGACGGCAGCAGTACCAGCAGCACGGAATCGTCCCAAATTGACGCCATCACGGTGGTCAAGAGCCAGCAAGCCATCTCGGGTGAGATTGTCCTGGAGCGGCTGGTGACCACATTGCTCCAGGCAGCCATCGAGAATGCAGGCGCGCAGCGAGGAGCCCTGTTGCTGCCGGGCGGGGATACGCTCTCGGTGGCGGCCACCTCCAGCGCCTTGCCGGGCAATCCCTTTGCCCCGCCAGGGCAGGACTCGATGCAGGCGTTGCCGTGGACGATCCTCACCTATGTCCGGCGCACCCATGAGGCGGTGCTCATTGGTGATGCCTCCAAGCCCCACCCGTTCTCGTCCGATGCGTATCTGACGCGCAGCAAGGCGCGCTCGGTGCTGTGCCTGCCGTTGATGCGCCAGGAGCAATTCTCCGGAGCGCTGTATCTGGAGAACAACCTGGCCACCAACGCCTTCAGTCCCGCGCGTCTGGCGTTGCTCGGACACATTGCCTCGCAGGCGGCCATCTCCATTGAGAATGCACGGCTCTATGCCGACGTGGAGCGTGCCCGGGCGGAGCTGCGGGAAGCGAACGATGAGCTCGAGCAGCGGGTGAACGAACGCACGCGCGAGCTCACGCAGGCCCAGGCCCGGCTGGTGGACACCGCGCGCGCGGTCGGAATGGCCGAGGTGGCCTCCAACGTGCTGCACAACGTGGGCAACGTGCTTACCAGCGCCGTCATCAACCTCGAGATGATGCACCGCGCGGTCGGCTCCTCACGCGTCGGCCGGTTGAAGCAGGCCACCGCCCTGATTCTGAAGCACCGCGAGGGCTTAGCGGACTTCCTGGCCCCAGGGGCGCGCGGTGGCAAGCTGCCGGGCTATCTGGCCGCGCTGGCTGAAGAGCTCATCGGAGAGCAGACGCGCTTGGTGGAAGACATCGACGCGATGAGCCGGCACATCGCGCACATCCGTGCCATCGTCCATGTGCAGCAGACGTATGCCAGGACGTCGCTGATGACGGAGGAGTGCAACCTGGCCCAGCTCATCGAGGATGCCCTGCGCATCCAGATGGCGGCGCTCAATCGTCACGGGGTGGCCGTCCGGCGCCAGATCGCTCCGATCCCCCCGCTGAAGGTGGACAAGCACAAGGTGTTGCAGATTCTCATCAACCTTATCAGCAACGCGAAGCACGCGCTGGACGAGGTGCCCGAGGGAAAGCGCAACATGTGTGTGCGGCTGGTGGTGGTGGGCAACCGGGTACGTATCCAAATAGAGGATGATGGGAGGGGCATCACACCGGAGATACGGGAGAAGCTCTTCACGCACGGCTTCACCACGCGCCATGACGGCCACGGCTTCGGCTTGCACTCGAGCGCGCTGGCGGCGCAGATGCTGGGTGGCCACCTCACGCTGGAGAGTGAGGGCGCGGGCAAGGGCGCCGTGGCCACGCTTGAGTTTCCGCTCTCTTGAGCCCGGGCACCGGCAACGCCCAGGCCCGGCGCAAGGCGCTGAGCGCGTCAGGAATATGGCGAGGAGTTCGAGAGCGCGTAGGCGTTCCCGCCCGGCTGGCTCATGGGAGCGCCGGTCTGGGTGCCACGCGTCGAGCTTCGATGGGCAGCAGCCACTCCCGGCGGGCCCCCTCTCGAAGCTCGTGCCGGCGCCCGGCATGGGCGCGCCCCGGGCCCTCGTTGACCTGCCGCTCTACGGGGGAGGCCCCTCGGCGCACGCCTTCAGGTCCCGCGCGCGGCGAAGCTGGAACCGGTGAAGGCCCTGCGAACGGAATAGCGGTCAGGCTGCGCTTCGGGTGGCCAGCCGCTCGATGCTACGCGTGTGGGCCCGGGCAAAGAGCAGCAGGGCCAGGGTGGCGCCGCACAGGCACATGAGCATGTCCCACTGAGCGTCCCAGATGTCCCCCTGGGTTCCGAGGAACGCATCGCCTCCTTGAGGATCCAGGACCAGCGCCGCCCACCACTCCAGCAGTTCGTAGAAAGCGCTGAAGGCGAGCGCCACCGAGCCCGTCAGGAAGCTCAACCACCCGCCCTGGCGCAGCGGGGTCCGCCGCATCAGCACCTCGCGGATGATGAAGGCGGGAAAGAACCCCTGCACGAAGTGGCCCACCCGGTCATAGGGATTGCGCGACAGGCCGAAGGTGTCACGCGCCCAGTTGCCCAGCGGGGTGAGCGCATACGTGTAGTAGGCCCCATAGGTCAGCACCAGGACGTGCAGGAAGACGCAGACGTAGACCCAGCGGGACATGGGAAAGCGGCGGAAGGTGGCTGCCAGCACGGCGATGCCGATGAGCCCGGGGCCCGTCTCCAGCAACCAGTTGAGCCGGCCCGCCGGGGTGAAGATCAACGTCGGCAGCAGCACCAGCAGCAACGCCGCCAGGAGCGCAAGGGGCCACCGGGCCTCGTCGGAGGTTCCGCGGACGGCTGGAAAGATGGGGGGCAGGGAGACGGAGGCCATGGGGGCGCAGCTTGGCACAAGTGGATGGCGCGATGGAGAACTGTCGCCTGCCAATGATTTCCTCATTGCGACAGCTTGATCACCGCAAGGCTTGCCATGGCTCGGGTCATTGCCTCGCTGCCCTAGCTTGACTGCGCATAAGGAGGATAGGAGGGGGGCCCCCGTGCTGGGGCCAGTCTCCCAGGCAGTGTGGGCAGCCCCAGGTGCTTCCTGCCTCGTCGCTGCTCAAGGCGGCTCACTTGCCTCTTCCGGCTTCGGCTCTGCCCCCGCTTGAGGGAGCAGAAATGGCCGGAGTTTCGCGCCCGGAGCGAAGACAACTGGTGGGCTCCCACGGAACTCCGCCAAGCCCGCGCTGGGAGTGCCGTGCTGGGCAGTCTTACGGAAACGGCGCTCGACCGGGTTAGAGCGCTCTCGCCAGAGGCTCCGAGCGGCGGCTTCGATTGCCGCCGCTTCCAGGCCGAGCAACCCGCCGCTTTCAAGGCGCCACCCTCTGAGAACGGGGGCTGCGCCTGCATTTTCGGGACCAAATCCGGGGAGCACATAGACGCATAGCGTCCTTCCCGGATGGGCCACCTTGGACCGGCCTCGGCACGCTGGAGGAACTGTGAGGATATCGACGAGACTGCATCCATGAAGCTTCTCTGCCTTCTTCTCTCAGCCCTCGTAGCCTCGATTCCAGCAGGGGTGGGCCCTCCTGTATCAACTCCCATCGAACAAGCAACTTCGTCTGCCGAAGCTCCTGGGTCTGTCAGGCAGCAAGCCGTCGCTGGTGGGGTCAGAGCGGGAAAGTCCTTCACGAAGAAACAGAAGCAGGTCACCAAGGAGAAGAATGCACAGAAGAACGACGGCACGACTCGCTGCGAGAACTGCGATACCGAGACCGTTCCGGGCAAAAAGCATGAGAAGGGTGTGACTCCCCCTTTGAATGAGACTCAGGTCGATCACAAGACTCCAAGATCGAAAGGTGGACCTGGCGAGGAGGACAACGCCCAGGTGCTCTGCCGGGACTGTAACCTCAAGAAGGGCGACAAGGACCCGACACCCGAGGAAGCACAGTGACCGCCTCCCGTGCAGATGATCTGGTCAAGGTCGTCGTCAAGTTGGAGAAGGACGAGGACGATTACCCACCTGCGGACTACGAGGGCTTGTGGGCCCGCCCTCTGGGAGAGGGGCTGTTCCAAGTCGACAACATCCCCTTCTTCGCGAAGGGCATTGCATATGGAGACATCGTTTCGGCTGTGATCGAGCCACGGGAACTCCGGTTTCGAGAGGTCGTGCGTCCCTCGGGCCACGGCACACTGCGCCTCATCATCTACGACGAGAAGGAGGTCTCCACCATCAGCGCGCTCCTGGAGAAGATGGGGTGTGCGATCGAGAGGAGCCACATTCCGGGTCTCATCTCCGTGGATGTCCCGCCCGCTGTTTCTCTGGCTGTGTTGAAGCCAATCCTGGATGAAGGTGAGGCACAGGAGCGCTGGGGCTACGAGGAGGCGTGTCTTCCCTCGACAAGAAGGTAGAACCGGTTATGCGATCAGGACTTGCATTGCTGCCTCGCCGCTGTCTCAGGGTAAGATCTCGCCATGCCCCGTCGTGACGGGCTCCGGCCTCTCGTGAGACCTCCCTTGGCCACACGCCAGGAGGTGGTCCATGGAGTTGGAGAAGGAGCTGGAGCAGTTCCGTCAGGAAGCGCAGCGATTGAAGGCCGGGCGGCGCAGTGGCTCGTTGCCATTCCCCGAGGCGCTGCGCGCCTTCGCGGTGCGCTACGCCGAGCACACCGTGGCGAAGGGTGGGACGGTGACGGACGCGGCGCAGAAGTTGGGGGTGTCCGGGCCGACGCTCTACGAGTGGCGCAAGGGGCGCCCCGCGGGACACCGCCGTCCGAAGCCCGCCGAGAAGGGCGCGGCTCTGGTGCCGGTGCACGTCAGCGAGCGTCCTGCCAGAGCTGAGGGGGCGGGAGTGCCACAGGTGGCGCTGGTTTCGCCGGGCGGCTGGCGAGTCGAGGGGCTGACGCTGGAGGCCGCTGCCCAGCTGTTGGGGAGACTGGGGTGCTGACGCCCACACGCGCCGTTCGCGTCTTCGCGTACGCGGCCCCGGTGGACATGCGCAAGGGCTTCGATGGACTGGGTGCCCTCGTCGAGCAGCAGATGGGGCGGCAGCTGCTCAAGGGCGACGTCTTCCTCTTCGTCGGCCGCAGCCGTCGCCGGGCCAAGGTGCTGCACTTCGACGGCACAGGCCTGGTGCTCCTCACCAAGAGACTCTTCCGGGGACGCTTCGCTCGGCCCTGGTGCGAGCAGGGCGCGCAGGAGGTGGAGCTGACGGTGAGCGAGCTGTCGCTCTTCTTGGAGGGCTGCGAGCTGGCCGGAAGGTGGAGGCTGTCGCCTCCGGCGGTGGACGAGAAAGTCCTTGCGGTAGGCAGTGCCTTGTAGCACCTGTCAGGTAGGCATGACGCGCGTCGAGCAGCTGCGAGACTTGGAGACGGCCAAGCAGGTGGCGGCGCTGCTGGAGGCGGAGAATGCCCGGCTGCACCAGCGCCTCGAGGCGCTCGTCGCAGAAGTTGCCCGGCTCAAGGGCGAGGACGCCCAGGCGCACCTGCAGATGGAGCTGACGCAGCTCAAGGAGCAACTGGCGCTCATGCAGCAGCAGCTGTTCGGCGCCTCCAGCGAGAAGCGTGGCGACAGGCCGCCGAAGCCTCCGCGTGCCAGGCCGCAGCGCGGCCACGGCCCCAAGGCTCAGCCCGAGCTGAAGGTACAAGAGGTGCTGCTGCCCTTGGACGAGGCGGACCAGGTCTGCGGCCTGTGCGGCAGCGGCCTGCACGCATGGGAAGGCCAGACGGAGGACTGCGAGGAAATCACCGTCGTCGAGCGAAGCTTCCTGCTGCGGCGGGTGAAGCGGCAGAAGTACCGCTGCGGCCAGGGCTGCGCGCCGGTGACGGCGCCGGCCCCGCCGCGCCTGATTCCAGGCGGCCGCTACTCGGTGGACTTCGCCGTCCACGTGGCACTGATGAAGTACGGTTTCCACCTGCCGCTGGCCCGCCAGGAAAGGCTCTACGCGCGCGAGGGCCTGGGGGTGGAGGCGCAGACGCTCTGGGACCCACTCGAGGCGCTCGCCCGGCACCTGCAGAAGTCCTACGAGGCACTGCTGGCCGAGGTCTTCACCTCGCCTCTCATCCACGCGGACGAGACGCATTGGTACCTGCTGGACAAGGGGCCGGGCACCAAGTGGTACGCGTGGACGGTGGCCTCGCCCGACACCGTCTTCCATCGCATCTACCCCAGCCGCTCCGGGGTGACGGCGCGCACCGTGCTGGGCGACTACGCGGGTGTCGTCCTGGTGGATGGGTATGCGGCCTACCAGACGGCGACGAAGTCCGGCGCGGACGGGCCCTGTCCGGCAACCCTGGCCTTTTGCTGGGCGCACGTGCGCCGCAAGTTTTTCGAAGCCCAGAACTTCGCCCCTGCCTGCAAAGAGGTGCTGGACCTCATCGGCGAGCTGTACGCCGTCGAGGCGGACCTACCGGGCTGGTACGCGCTGGAGGGAGAGGAGCGCCAGGCCGCGCTCGCGCACCGGCTCGCCGTACGTCAGCAGAAGTCCACGCCGCTGACGCGGCGAATCCGCGAATGGGCGCACGCGCAGCGCGCTCTGCCCGGCAGCGCCTTTCGCAAGGCCATCGAATACATGCTGAACTTGTGGTGTGGGCTGACGGTCTTCCTCACCCAGCCGCAGGTGCCGCTGGATAACAACCATGTCGAGCGCCAGCTGCGTGACATGGTGATAGGCAGGAAGAACCATTACGGCAGTAAGTCAAAGCGGGGCACCGAGGTGGCGGCCCTCTTCTACTCGCTCATCGAGACAGCGCGGCTGCGAGGAGAGGACCCGGGCCACTACCTGCGGCGCGCTGCGCTCGCCGCCATCGAAAACCCGGGCACCGTGACGCTGCCGAAGGCCCAGAGCTGACCACCGCTCCCGCTGTGCGGCCCGGGCGGGTCAGCTCAGTGTCGGGACGGGGCACGGCGAGGTCTTACGAGGTTGTAAATGTTCGCCGTACCCCATCACCACCCGGAGTACTAGCAGGCTGCTGAAAAAGTCCTCCGGACTCCTAACGACCCACTACCCAATGGATAAGAGATTTGCGCCCTCCTCTATGGGTCGTAGGTCGATAGGGTGCTCCACCACTTTTTCAGCAGCCTGCTAGGGCCGAGGAGTTGTGGGGCGGAGTACAAGGGACGGGTGACGGTGCTCGGATTTTCGGTAGTAGCGTGAGCGGCACGCAGGAGATCGTCGCCTGGGCCTTCGCCCCGCAGACTGGCCACTTCGACGGGCGACTAGAAGATGCTCGGCACGCGAACACCCACGGTGTACCGTGCAAGGGTGCCACAGTTCGCCGAATTCGAAGAGAAGGAGTTCGAGGGTCCGCTGAACACTCAGCTTTGTCTTGGCACACCTATGTGGTCGCCGGGGCAGGTGCTCGAAGCGATCGTAGGGTTCGACGTTGCCCTGATGGTTCAGGACTCGGTGTTCTGGGGGCAGCAGGGCTTCGCAGCGCTCCCCCAGGGTGCTGCCATCCATTCTTCCTGGTGGCATTCGGCCATCGCACACTTGGCTGTGCAGGTCCCGAGCCCACCATCTTTTCGCCTCAACTTGTTCTTGCAGTACAAGCGCCCGCAGTACCTCCACGTAGCACAGGCAGGTGAATGGTCTGACTGGCAGAAGGCCTACTACCGGTTCAGGACTATGGCCCACCAGCAGAGCGCTCTGGATGCCTGCGCTCAGGCACTTGGGGCCAATGGGCTTGTCGCCTATGCGAGTCCAGCGTTCCACTCTCGCGTGGCTCTCTACAGGCACGTCGAGCATCGAACGCTCCGAGCCAACACCCACTTCGCCCCAGCTTCGCGCCTAACTGGACACGAGCTTTACACGTACGTAGACGCTACAACGCCGGGCAAGGCGCACAGCGAAGTAGTGAAGGTCGAGCCATTGCGTTTCCTCAGTGGTGGAAACGGAGGAGGGCCGCCACCAGGGCCACGGGGAGACGGTGGCAACCGGCAGCCAGCGGAACTGCTCGCGGACGCACGACGCGCAGCCGCTGCAGCCATCGCGGCGAGTTCTCAGGTCGTTGGGAACGCGGCACTCTTTCGCGCCGCTGTTCAGCGCGCAGCCGAGTTCCTTCGTACGGTGTTCCCGCCGGTACCTGAAGCCTACGAGCCGCCCGTGCAGGACTTCATTTTCGCCGCCACCTTTTCATCGATGTCAGGAGTGGGATGGAGGATCATCTAGGCCCCTGGACCAGTTGGAAGACATCGGTGTCTGCTC is a genomic window containing:
- the tnpC gene encoding IS66 family transposase, which translates into the protein MTRVEQLRDLETAKQVAALLEAENARLHQRLEALVAEVARLKGEDAQAHLQMELTQLKEQLALMQQQLFGASSEKRGDRPPKPPRARPQRGHGPKAQPELKVQEVLLPLDEADQVCGLCGSGLHAWEGQTEDCEEITVVERSFLLRRVKRQKYRCGQGCAPVTAPAPPRLIPGGRYSVDFAVHVALMKYGFHLPLARQERLYAREGLGVEAQTLWDPLEALARHLQKSYEALLAEVFTSPLIHADETHWYLLDKGPGTKWYAWTVASPDTVFHRIYPSRSGVTARTVLGDYAGVVLVDGYAAYQTATKSGADGPCPATLAFCWAHVRRKFFEAQNFAPACKEVLDLIGELYAVEADLPGWYALEGEERQAALAHRLAVRQQKSTPLTRRIREWAHAQRALPGSAFRKAIEYMLNLWCGLTVFLTQPQVPLDNNHVERQLRDMVIGRKNHYGSKSKRGTEVAALFYSLIETARLRGEDPGHYLRRAALAAIENPGTVTLPKAQS